A region from the Simiduia sp. 21SJ11W-1 genome encodes:
- a CDS encoding DUF547 domain-containing protein, translating into MNLKRGVYVACLFRTSRAQAVAVICSLSMLLASAFAGAAEANPYQQFLDTYRHETPRGALVDYRAVTDAHKKALGNYVAGLQRQAPSTMGGAEAQAYWVNLYNSRMILLVLESGIPASIKDVKPNLAAWLAGGPWKYPVVDVEGRSLSFDDIEHGILRAQWQEPRIHFVLNCASIGCPDLPAKVLTAGTLEAQLESAAWAFINSEKGVDVSANTVYLSRIFYWFGEDFGTTEGARIAFINGYRKVPIPEGASLRYRYDWALNDYQAAR; encoded by the coding sequence ATGAACTTAAAAAGGGGAGTTTACGTGGCTTGCCTGTTTAGAACCAGCCGGGCTCAAGCCGTGGCCGTGATCTGCAGCCTGTCAATGTTGCTGGCAAGTGCTTTTGCCGGCGCAGCCGAGGCAAATCCGTACCAGCAATTTTTAGATACCTACCGCCATGAAACGCCCCGTGGCGCACTGGTAGATTACCGGGCCGTAACCGATGCCCATAAGAAGGCACTGGGCAACTATGTTGCGGGCCTTCAAAGGCAAGCGCCCAGCACCATGGGTGGCGCCGAGGCCCAAGCCTACTGGGTAAACCTCTACAACAGCCGGATGATTTTGCTGGTACTGGAGTCGGGCATTCCGGCATCAATCAAAGATGTGAAGCCTAATTTGGCGGCCTGGCTTGCCGGCGGGCCCTGGAAGTACCCGGTGGTTGACGTGGAGGGGCGCTCACTCAGTTTTGATGATATAGAACACGGTATATTGCGAGCCCAATGGCAGGAGCCCCGCATTCACTTTGTGCTCAATTGTGCGAGTATCGGTTGCCCGGATTTACCGGCCAAGGTGTTAACTGCAGGCACACTTGAGGCCCAGCTTGAATCTGCGGCCTGGGCGTTTATAAACAGTGAAAAGGGCGTAGATGTGAGCGCCAATACGGTGTACCTCAGCCGTATTTTCTATTGGTTTGGCGAAGATTTTGGCACCACCGAGGGCGCCCGCATCGCGTTTATCAATGGCTACCGCAAGGTGCCCATTCCCGAGGGGGCAAGCCTGCGCTACCGCTACGATTGGGCTCTGAACGACTATCAGGCGGCCCGGTAA